ACGCGAGTTAGGGAAGTTACGGCATATTATCGGGGAAAAATCAGCCATTTTGACGTGATTAACGAGGCTAACGGCATTAAATGGGCAAATGATTTAAATTTCTCCCTCAACCAGTTGATCGAATTAACCGAGATTGCCTGTCAAGAATCCCGTCGCGGCAATCCGCAAGTGTATAGAATTGTTAATAGTTGTTGCACTTGGGGCGAAAATGTGGCATACCATCAACCGCCCCAACATAGTCCTTTAGAATATCTGCAAACTTGTCTAGAGGCAGGTATTGAATTTGAGGCGATCGGACTACAATTATATTATCCCGATCGAGATTTATTCGAGATCGATCGACAATTGGAACGTTTTAGTCAATTAGGAAAACCAATTCATATCACGGAATTAGGCATTTCTTCCGCCACCACCGTCGATGAATTATCCTATTTAAAGGAACCCCTAGGACGGTGGCGCGATGACTGGAGTGAGGCAATTCAAGCCGATTGGGTGGAACAATTCTACAGCCTTTGTTATAGTAAATCCTATATCAAAGCAATTAGTTGGTGGGATTTAACCGATAACGGTAATTTCTGGCCCCACGGAGGTTTAGTTAATAGGGATCTAACTCCGAAATTAGCCTACAAAAGGTTAAAAAATCTCCTACAAACCTGGCGAGGACAAGCATGAATACAATTAGTAATTTTTTAGCTAGTGCTATTGTCGGCGGTTGGATTATGACTATGGCGGTTTTTGTTATCCAAAATATCCAACCAGTTTCTTTAAAGTTTCTACAATTTGAGTCAATTAAAGTACCTATCGGCATTTTATTGGCTTTTTCTTTGGCAATGGGATTTTTTATCGCCGCAGTTATTCCCGCTTTTTTGAGAAAGTCGAAAAAATCTCCTCGCAGTCGCTTTTCTCCCCCAGAATCGGGGTTAGACGAGTTTGATTTTTAAATAGTCTTTTGACTGGCTAATTTATCGGCTCTCTTAGGGTTTGGTGGGTAAAATGTGTTCTAAGATACAGTCTTGCCAGCGAGCGACTGGAAAGAACCACAAAGACACAAAGGACACGAAGATCGATCGGTCTTATATAAGTTAAACTGGTCGCAACGCGCTCGCTACGCGAGATCACACCAAGAATAAGAGAGCCATTTATCGGCAGCATCCCGGGTGTATATTGTAGGAGCTAATTGCATTTTGTACTTTAAACAAGATTACAATTTTTGATAGCTGTTAGGACTCTCTGATGAATAGAAGCAAATAAACTTCCTTGCCATAAATAATTAAATTTCTTTTCTGTGATTAGATTGAGACAATTTAAAATTCGCTTTTTCCAGTCCTGTTGATTGTGAATGTTATTTCCCCAAGCTTGAAATAATTCCTTCTCACTAATGCCACCTAATTTATGAGATAATCGATTTCTATGATTACGCAATTCTTCAGAACCCCAAGCTTTTAAATCCTTAAAGTTTGCCTGGGGAGAAGTGAGAGCAATATACTTCTCTATTAATCTCTGTTGAGTGCGACTATCTAGCTTAATTTCAGGGACAGGATTGCCATTATTAACAAAAAGTTCTTTAAGAGCAGGATATTTATTCAACACAGATGATTGTAAAGATGAATAAGTATATTCAGAATTAACCATATAGTCTTTAAATTCATGTTTTAAACACTCATAAATTAAGCCTTCTACCGCTCGGAAACTATGAAGCATAGCCTCGGTTGTATTTTTTTGTTTTAGTCTAACTACTGCGGTATAAGCTTGTTCATAGGCCATCCACCAATATTGTTGATGCTGCTCTTTTTGTTGATTATTGAAACTAAAAGAAGCGGATTGAAAAAAATCTTCAAATTGTCCTTGATTCCAGCTTACTCCAGATTTAATTAGAGCATAAGTTTCTTTCCATTTTTGTTTATTTTGTTCATAGTAAGGTTTAACTAAGTTCTGAAGACCAGCATAATCATAGCGTTCTAATAATTGTAGGGCTTGTTGTCGAGTGCGATCCCAAAGATAGTTAGTCCCTAAAAAAGGCCCTGTGTAATCTGAAGAAATTCCCTTTTGATTGTTAGAAGGGGTGGGAATAAATTCATAGAATTTAATATCGTTTCCATAAAAACTCAATCCCGAAATTCTCGACGCTTCTGAAGCTTGCCCCACCCCACCTTTTAGGCACAATAAAATGGGTTGATCGGGTTGAGGTTTTATATTTTCTTTCCATACTTGTTGCCACCAACGGAACATTTCCTCGAAGTTAGAAGGGTTTTCATCATTTCTACCTATATAGAGAATATTTACTACCAAATCAGAATTTAATTTATTTAGCCAATACTTAATTAATTCTCCTGAGTAAAGAGTATCTTTTTCTCTTTCTTTTACTGTTTCATTTTGATCAGTTACTACTAAATAAACTTTTTCGAGATCATTGATTTTATCTTCCAAAAGCTTACCCAGAATGACTGGTTTTACTCGATCGCCATAATATTCAATGTTTTCCCAAAGGTATTGGGATATTTCTCGAAAAGATGATTTTTCGGTCAGAGCTAAATCAGACACTACTTCTATCTGTTCTCCGAGAATATCACCTTTCATGCGATCATCGCCAATATTATACCAGTCACCAGTGGTGACTTGAAACATTAAATCTCTGGTTCCGATCGTTGCAACTAAAATTGATTTCATGAGATTATAAAGGGAATATTTGAGCAAAATTTTGAGGACTTGTATTACTTCTTAATTGTTTGATAAACTCTTGACGGGGATTCAGATTAGCACCGAATACAGTAACTATCTGACAGCTAAAATGATCATCTCCTACATTCGCAATCCAGACTGGAGATGGTTTAGTGTCTTCCTTTTTTCTACCTACTTTGCCACAAAGGTCTGGATTATAGTTACCGTTAGGGTTAAATTCTGGAGAATGAAGAACTTTTAACGCATAAACTTTATTACTACTATTTTCACCCTTACAAACCAAAATTTTACAATTACTATCCGCTACATCATTCCAAAAATTTTGGGATACTTGACCCACTGTTCTAAGATTATTAGGATCGATGTCAGCGCCGACAACTTGCCCTAGAGAGTTATAAAAATCTCTTAAACGAGCTTGAAATTGTCTTTGCACACGCTGAATACTATTGGGAGTTTCCCAAAATTCTTCATCGTTATTAATATAAATCGTACAACCGCGAATTTGGGGATTACTGCTTCTTTTGTATTTCGGTCGTCTTGCACCCTGACCTATACCACCCATATTCACAATGAACCAAAGTAAATGTTTGTACAATTTTTTTAGGGAATTTATTTGACTTGTCGGTGTCTCGGTCGATAGAGATAAAATTACACTACCATGTTGCTCATTGTTGTGATGACTAGGAGTTTCGGTAGTATTAACTTTGAGATAACCGTATTTTTTATTTTTAGGATTAATACTTCCAAATAATTTAGCTTCAATCTCTTGAACACCGTATTTTTTAGGATTAATACCTCCAAATAATTTAGCTTCAATCTCTTGAACTTCGTTAATAGGTAAAACTCCGGATGCAAAAACACGAAACCAGTATCGCATCATCGATTTAAAGGCTGTCGGACGAACTTCTGCAACGGGTGCGCTCCGCATTTGCCATTCATTGCGTCGGTCATTCCATTGCCATTGGGTGAATCTTTGATAACCATGAATTAATTGACCTTCTAGCTCGAAATCCAAGCGATAAAACCCCGAATCGTGGCCATTTTTATTATTATCAGGATGAATATTATCATTAATTGGCTTTAATTCACCGTAACCACTATTTACTTGTGAACCTATGCCAAGCTGTAAACCTTTTTTCAGCCATTGTTTTACCTGTTCAAGTATCTTTTCATCTTGACAGTTACTAGCTAGACGTAAACCAATTAAAAAAGTTGATTCTTTGAGAGAGAAAAAAGGATTAGGGTTAGGAGAATATTCCATAGAATCATCTTTCCATGACCAAATATTATTAGCCATGTCCATTTCTAACCCCCCGTTTTTAGAAGGTAAAGGATAGGCATCAAAAAAGACAACTTTACCCGTTTTATTTTTTTCCTCTTTGGCGTTTATATCACCAAAATAGGGAGCGATTTCTTTTTCCGCGTCTTTCCATTCCAGATTATTTTCCGCCATGATTTCTCGGATGGCTTGGTTTCTGGCAACACCGCGCAATGTACTAGATGGAATATAGGGCATTCCGAGGGCATCAAAGGCAGGTAAAAGAATACTTTCCGGTCCACGATGACCACCGACACGAATACGCCAAGTGGATTTGACTTGAAAAGCGATTCCGTCTTTCGCTAACAGTTGGGTACGCCGATGGAGTTGTTCAAGACGCTGAGTGTAGTTAGCATTTTCTTGGGCTGTTTGCAGAATTTGGGTTTTAGTCGCATCTTTGTGTGGATAGTCGGCAGCACGCATCCAACGGAGATATTCGACAAAACTGGCTGATTGGTCGGGTTGAGGTTCGTTTTCGGGGTCTAACCACGGTGAGGGTGGAGGAGGATTGTTATTGCCGCCACCGCCGTTATTATTGCCACCGCCACCACTAAGAGGCTTTTTAGGGGGTTGGTTGTTATTTGTGGGTTTTATAGCTTGATTTTTTAGGGTGGGTTTTTGAGGGCGATTAGGACGTTGTAAGGGGCTATGGGACATAATAATTATAATTTCCTTTCTAGTTCAATGAATTATAAAAACTGTGGTGACAATTTACCTGAGTTAGTCCCCACTTTCCACATCGGAATAGATGGCATTAGCCCAGAAGCTAAATTCTTGGGCGATTTCCAAGCCTAAACCCGTTAGTCCTAGATAATCATCGGTAGATAAATCCTTGAGAGTAGTTAATCCTTGAGAATTAGAAAGATTATCTCTTTTAGATAACTTTTCTAGGCATTGAAAATACTTTTTAACCACCTGTTTTTTTCCTTCTTGATTGAGGGCAGTTTCTTCGGCTTTTAGTCGCATCATTCCCCAAGTAGAAAGATAGGTATAAAGTTCAATAGCTTGATTTTTTTGTTCTTTGCGGCGACTATCATCAGCAGTATCTGAGGACAATTTTTGCAAGGCAGTGAATACGGGATTGCTAATCGTTCTAGGGTCGAATGTCATGGTTATTTTGGCTCCAAAAGTTAAAAAATATTACCTGACCAAAGGGTATCAAGAGAGATAACAATATCGGGAAATGCAGCAGCAGATAAGGTTCCTGTACTAAATTTTTCTTGATATTGATAATCAGAATTTATCGGTTGACGAAAAACATAAATCTCTCGATTTTTGATGGCAACTACCCAATATTCTGCAATACCAGCTTGGGCATAGATGTGTTTTTTTTCGGTTAAGTCTTTACTGAGAGTTGAGTCAGAAATTTCGATTAACCAAAAAATTTCATCAGCATAGGGATGATGATCTCGATAGCGAGAACGAGGGGGAAAAACTACAGCGATATCGGGTTCAGGTTCTGAGTTTTCTAAGGTAATGGGTCCAACTTCTCTTACCCATGCTTTATCCTTGAGACGTTGACGGAGAAAGTTGGCTAATCCTTCTCCACTGTCTTTATGTAAAGGGCCTTCTGGACTCATTTCGAGAATATCTCCATTCAGTAATTCTACACGCCGATCGATTAAAATTCCCGCCGCAATCATGCGATGATAATCGACCACTGACCATTTAGCTAAGGCAAGATTAGCTGTCATAAATTACCTCTACCATTGTTGCACAAAA
This Microcystis wesenbergii NRERC-220 DNA region includes the following protein-coding sequences:
- a CDS encoding lipopolysaccharide assembly protein LapA domain-containing protein, producing MNTISNFLASAIVGGWIMTMAVFVIQNIQPVSLKFLQFESIKVPIGILLAFSLAMGFFIAAVIPAFLRKSKKSPRSRFSPPESGLDEFDF
- a CDS encoding Uma2 family endonuclease — protein: MTANLALAKWSVVDYHRMIAAGILIDRRVELLNGDILEMSPEGPLHKDSGEGLANFLRQRLKDKAWVREVGPITLENSEPEPDIAVVFPPRSRYRDHHPYADEIFWLIEISDSTLSKDLTEKKHIYAQAGIAEYWVVAIKNREIYVFRQPINSDYQYQEKFSTGTLSAAAFPDIVISLDTLWSGNIF
- the cmr6 gene encoding type III-B CRISPR module RAMP protein Cmr6; the protein is MSHSPLQRPNRPQKPTLKNQAIKPTNNNQPPKKPLSGGGGNNNGGGGNNNPPPPSPWLDPENEPQPDQSASFVEYLRWMRAADYPHKDATKTQILQTAQENANYTQRLEQLHRRTQLLAKDGIAFQVKSTWRIRVGGHRGPESILLPAFDALGMPYIPSSTLRGVARNQAIREIMAENNLEWKDAEKEIAPYFGDINAKEEKNKTGKVVFFDAYPLPSKNGGLEMDMANNIWSWKDDSMEYSPNPNPFFSLKESTFLIGLRLASNCQDEKILEQVKQWLKKGLQLGIGSQVNSGYGELKPINDNIHPDNNKNGHDSGFYRLDFELEGQLIHGYQRFTQWQWNDRRNEWQMRSAPVAEVRPTAFKSMMRYWFRVFASGVLPINEVQEIEAKLFGGINPKKYGVQEIEAKLFGSINPKNKKYGYLKVNTTETPSHHNNEQHGSVILSLSTETPTSQINSLKKLYKHLLWFIVNMGGIGQGARRPKYKRSSNPQIRGCTIYINNDEEFWETPNSIQRVQRQFQARLRDFYNSLGQVVGADIDPNNLRTVGQVSQNFWNDVADSNCKILVCKGENSSNKVYALKVLHSPEFNPNGNYNPDLCGKVGRKKEDTKPSPVWIANVGDDHFSCQIVTVFGANLNPRQEFIKQLRSNTSPQNFAQIFPL